A portion of the Kribbella jejuensis genome contains these proteins:
- a CDS encoding SAM-dependent methyltransferase — MTTLATQVSIADALTTVTPDGLPFRFTAYDGSATGPEDSPIHMHLASERGLSYILTAPGDLGLVRAYAMGDLEITGVHPGNPYDLMRMMLNQVHFERPTAAEALRIVRGLGWSHLKPPPPPPQEHLPKWRRTFEGLRHSKTRDKAAIHHHYDVSNTFYEYILGPSMTYTCAVYPTADSTLEQAQYEKYDLVARKLDLKPGMRLLDVGCGWGGMVRHAAREYGVTALGVTLSAAQAEWATEAIKREGLEDRAEVRFLDYRDVAERDFDAISSIGLTEHIGVRNYPSYFGFLLDRLKPGGRLLNHCITRPDNRYRSTGAFIDRYIFPDGELIGSGRIIAEAQDAGFEVRHEENLREHYALTLAAWSDNLVAHWDEAVTEVGYPTAKIWGLYLAACRVGFERNNTQLHQVLAVKLDENADAHFPLRPTWGS; from the coding sequence ATGACGACGCTAGCTACCCAGGTTTCCATCGCTGACGCGCTCACGACCGTGACCCCGGACGGTTTGCCTTTCCGGTTCACGGCGTACGACGGCAGCGCCACAGGCCCGGAAGACTCACCGATCCACATGCACCTGGCCTCGGAGCGCGGCCTGTCCTACATCCTGACCGCGCCCGGCGACCTCGGACTGGTGCGCGCGTACGCGATGGGCGACCTGGAGATCACCGGCGTGCACCCGGGCAACCCGTACGACCTGATGCGGATGATGCTCAACCAGGTGCACTTCGAGCGGCCGACCGCGGCGGAGGCACTGCGGATCGTCCGCGGGCTCGGCTGGAGCCACCTCAAGCCACCGCCCCCGCCGCCGCAGGAACACCTGCCGAAGTGGCGTCGTACTTTCGAAGGACTGCGGCACTCCAAGACCCGGGACAAAGCGGCGATCCACCACCACTACGATGTCTCGAACACCTTCTACGAGTACATCCTCGGGCCGTCGATGACCTACACCTGCGCCGTGTACCCGACGGCGGACTCGACACTCGAGCAGGCGCAGTACGAGAAGTACGACCTGGTCGCCCGCAAGCTCGACCTGAAGCCGGGCATGCGGCTGCTCGACGTCGGCTGCGGCTGGGGCGGCATGGTCCGGCACGCGGCCCGCGAGTACGGCGTGACCGCGCTGGGCGTCACGTTGTCGGCGGCCCAGGCGGAGTGGGCGACCGAGGCGATCAAGCGCGAGGGCCTGGAGGACCGGGCCGAGGTACGTTTCCTGGACTACCGCGACGTGGCGGAGCGGGACTTCGACGCCATCAGCTCGATCGGCCTGACCGAACACATCGGTGTCCGCAACTACCCGTCGTACTTCGGCTTCCTGCTGGACCGGCTCAAGCCCGGCGGCCGGCTGCTGAACCACTGCATCACCCGCCCGGACAACCGGTACCGCTCGACGGGTGCCTTCATCGACCGCTACATCTTCCCCGACGGTGAACTGATCGGCTCCGGCCGGATCATCGCCGAGGCGCAGGACGCGGGCTTCGAAGTCCGCCACGAGGAGAACCTCCGCGAGCACTACGCACTGACCCTGGCCGCCTGGTCCGACAACCTGGTCGCCCACTGGGACGAGGCGGTCACCGAGGTCGGCTACCCCACCGCGAAGATCTGGGGCCTCTACCTCGCCGCCTGCCGCGTCGGCTTCGAACGCAACAACACCCAACTCCACCAGGTCCTCGCCGTGAAACTCGACGAGAACGCCGACGCCCACTTCCCCCTCCGCCCCACCTGGGGAAGCTGA
- a CDS encoding PQQ-dependent sugar dehydrogenase produces MRGRAAVVVAGLVLVSGCSEATPSSSGSASAPATSGTTAQVRTLKLTVAGTVATGIQVPWGLAFLPDKSALVAERDSGKVVRVAGGQVSDVGVVDGVKSSSEGGLLGLAVDPGYPGRPYIYAYYSGEGANRIARITYRDGKLSDQQVILDGIPEAPIHNGGRLRFGPDGFLYAGTGDGADRPNSQDDNSLGGKILRITTDGKAAPGNPDGRVWITKGHRNVQGLAFDGSQLYASEFGQNTWDELNVITPGSNYGWPAAEGMEGLDGMTDPIAQWHTADASPSGIAFAKGYIFMAALRGQRLWAIPVANGKRIGEPQAFFTNRYGRLRTVEAAPDGSLWVTTSNTDGRGQPRAGDDRILRVTISTS; encoded by the coding sequence GTGCGCGGTAGGGCTGCGGTGGTGGTGGCTGGGTTGGTGTTGGTGAGCGGGTGTTCGGAGGCGACGCCGAGTAGTTCTGGCTCGGCGTCGGCGCCGGCCACTTCCGGTACGACGGCGCAGGTGCGGACGTTGAAGCTCACGGTGGCCGGGACTGTGGCCACGGGGATCCAGGTCCCGTGGGGGTTGGCGTTCCTGCCGGACAAGAGTGCGCTCGTGGCGGAGCGGGACTCGGGGAAGGTGGTCCGGGTCGCCGGAGGGCAGGTCAGTGATGTGGGGGTTGTCGACGGGGTCAAGTCCTCGTCGGAGGGTGGGTTGCTGGGGTTGGCGGTGGATCCGGGGTATCCGGGGCGGCCGTACATCTACGCGTACTACTCGGGTGAGGGTGCCAACCGAATCGCGCGGATCACGTACCGGGATGGAAAGCTGTCGGATCAGCAGGTGATCCTCGACGGGATTCCGGAGGCGCCGATCCACAACGGTGGGCGGTTGCGGTTCGGGCCGGACGGGTTTCTGTACGCGGGGACGGGTGATGGGGCGGATCGGCCCAACTCGCAGGACGACAACTCGCTGGGTGGGAAGATCCTGCGGATCACGACCGATGGCAAGGCCGCGCCGGGGAACCCGGACGGGCGGGTGTGGATCACGAAGGGCCACCGGAACGTGCAGGGGCTCGCGTTCGACGGGAGCCAGTTGTACGCGTCCGAGTTCGGGCAGAACACCTGGGACGAGCTCAACGTGATCACCCCGGGGTCGAACTACGGCTGGCCGGCCGCGGAAGGGATGGAGGGCCTGGACGGGATGACCGACCCGATCGCGCAGTGGCACACCGCGGACGCGTCGCCGTCAGGGATCGCGTTCGCGAAGGGGTACATTTTCATGGCCGCGCTGCGCGGGCAGCGGCTGTGGGCGATACCTGTTGCCAATGGCAAGCGAATTGGCGAGCCGCAGGCGTTTTTCACCAACCGGTACGGGCGTTTGCGGACCGTCGAGGCCGCGCCGGACGGGTCGTTGTGGGTGACGACGTCGAACACCGACGGGCGCGGGCAGCCGCGCGCCGGCGACGATCGCATCCTGCGGGTGACGATCAGCACGTCCTGA
- the gatB gene encoding Asp-tRNA(Asn)/Glu-tRNA(Gln) amidotransferase subunit GatB, which produces MTAQVLEIDDALAQYDPVMGLEVHVELNTKSKMFCGCPTEFGAPPNTQTCPVCLGLPGALPVVNAKAVESAIRIGLALNCEIAEWCRFARKNYFYPDMPKNFQTSQYDEPIAFNGWTEVVVDGETYRIEIERAHMEEDTGKATHVGGSTGRIHGATHSLVDYNRAGIPLIEIVTKTIEVPGDKAAAVARAYVAMLRDLLLALGVSDVRMDQGSLRADVNVSLKPSGSTVLGTRTETKNVNSFRSVERAVTYEITRQSAVLASGGKILQETRHWHEDTGITTSGREKSDADDYRYFPEPDLVPVAPSREWVDELRATLPELPSARRGRLQEDWGFTDLEMRDVINGNALEQIVATVELGVPASAAKKWWLGELARSANESGVELDALAVGPAEVAEVQKLVDEGTLNDKLARQVFEGLLAGEGTPAEIIEKRGLALVSDDSALLEAIDRAIAANPDVVEKVNSGKPAAAGALIGAVMKDMRGQADAAKVRQLLNQKLGI; this is translated from the coding sequence CGCAGTACGACCCGGTCATGGGTCTCGAGGTGCACGTCGAGCTGAACACGAAGTCGAAGATGTTCTGTGGCTGCCCGACCGAGTTCGGCGCCCCGCCGAACACCCAGACCTGCCCGGTCTGCCTCGGCCTGCCGGGCGCGCTGCCGGTGGTGAACGCGAAGGCGGTCGAGTCCGCGATCCGGATCGGCCTCGCGCTGAACTGCGAGATCGCCGAGTGGTGCCGGTTCGCCCGGAAGAACTACTTCTACCCGGACATGCCGAAGAACTTCCAGACCTCGCAGTACGACGAGCCGATCGCGTTCAACGGCTGGACCGAGGTCGTCGTCGACGGCGAGACGTACCGGATCGAGATCGAGCGCGCGCACATGGAGGAGGACACCGGGAAGGCCACGCACGTCGGTGGTTCGACCGGCCGGATCCACGGTGCGACGCACTCGCTGGTCGATTACAACCGGGCCGGCATCCCGCTGATCGAGATCGTCACCAAGACGATCGAGGTACCGGGGGACAAGGCCGCGGCGGTGGCGCGTGCGTACGTCGCGATGCTGCGCGATCTGCTGCTGGCGCTCGGGGTTTCCGACGTACGGATGGACCAGGGGTCGCTGCGGGCGGACGTCAACGTGTCGCTGAAGCCGTCCGGGTCCACGGTGCTCGGCACTCGTACCGAGACCAAGAACGTGAACTCGTTCCGTTCGGTCGAGCGTGCTGTGACGTACGAGATCACCCGCCAGTCGGCGGTGCTGGCGTCCGGCGGGAAGATCCTGCAGGAGACTCGGCATTGGCACGAGGACACCGGCATCACCACGTCCGGGCGGGAGAAGTCGGACGCGGACGACTACCGGTACTTCCCGGAGCCTGACCTCGTACCGGTGGCGCCGTCGCGGGAGTGGGTGGACGAGCTGCGCGCGACGCTGCCCGAGCTGCCGTCGGCCCGTCGTGGGCGACTGCAGGAGGACTGGGGCTTCACCGATCTCGAGATGCGCGACGTCATCAACGGCAACGCGCTCGAGCAGATTGTCGCCACGGTCGAGCTGGGTGTCCCGGCGTCGGCTGCCAAGAAGTGGTGGCTGGGCGAACTGGCCCGGTCGGCGAACGAGTCCGGCGTGGAGCTGGACGCGCTGGCGGTCGGTCCTGCGGAGGTCGCCGAGGTGCAGAAGCTCGTCGACGAAGGCACGCTGAACGACAAGCTCGCACGGCAGGTCTTCGAGGGCCTGCTCGCCGGTGAAGGTACGCCGGCCGAGATCATCGAGAAGCGCGGCCTGGCACTCGTGTCCGACGACTCGGCCCTGCTGGAGGCGATCGACCGAGCCATCGCCGCCAACCCCGACGTCGTCGAAAAGGTCAACTCCGGCAAACCTGCCGCCGCCGGAGCCCTCATCGGCGCCGTCATGAAAGACATGCGAGGCCAAGCCGACGCCGCCAAGGTCCGCCAACTCCTCAACCAAAAACTCGGCATCTAA
- a CDS encoding FAD-binding oxidoreductase, with product MPSTSDVAAVVAHDQAVGRLRESYEQIPPGVPVRLAKRSSNLFRPRTELDRPGLDVSRLTGVISIDQDARTADVQGMCTYEDLVAATLPYGLTPMVVPQLKTITLGGAVTGLGIESSSFRAGLPHESVLELDILTGAGALVTARPVGEHADLFRMFPNSYGTLGYATRLRIELDRISPYIALRHVRLELDALAPAIDEIVASGTYDGEPVHFVDGVAFSPSEAYLTLGRNSDAAVKTSDYTGQQIYYRSIQQRPTDFLTAHDYLWRWDTDWFWCSAAFGAQRPVVRRLWPRRWRRSDVFHKIVGFENRHHFAARLNQRRGRPDRERVIQDVEIPVARLADFLRWFDAQVGMRPVWLCPLRLRGSESWPLYPLKPGETYVNVGFWGTVPIAPGATDGDVNRRIEQAVTDFGGHKSLYSDAYYDRDTFDRLYNVPALTEVKNRYDPNNRLTGLYEKAVTRR from the coding sequence CAGATTCCGCCGGGCGTGCCGGTCCGGCTGGCGAAACGCAGCTCGAACCTCTTCCGCCCGCGGACCGAGCTCGACCGCCCGGGGCTGGACGTCTCCCGGCTGACCGGCGTGATCAGCATCGACCAGGACGCGCGGACCGCCGACGTCCAGGGAATGTGTACCTACGAGGACCTGGTCGCGGCGACCCTCCCGTACGGGCTGACGCCGATGGTCGTACCGCAGCTCAAGACGATCACCCTCGGCGGCGCGGTCACCGGCCTCGGCATCGAGTCGTCGTCGTTCCGCGCCGGCCTGCCGCACGAGTCCGTCCTCGAACTCGACATCCTGACCGGCGCCGGCGCGTTGGTCACCGCACGTCCCGTGGGCGAGCACGCGGACCTGTTCCGGATGTTCCCGAACTCCTACGGCACGCTCGGCTACGCGACCCGGTTGCGGATCGAGCTCGACCGGATCTCGCCGTACATCGCGCTCCGCCACGTCCGGCTCGAGCTCGACGCGCTCGCCCCGGCGATCGACGAGATCGTTGCCTCCGGCACGTACGACGGCGAGCCGGTGCACTTCGTCGACGGGGTCGCGTTCAGCCCGTCGGAGGCGTACCTGACGCTCGGCCGGAACAGTGACGCCGCGGTGAAGACCAGCGACTACACCGGCCAGCAGATCTACTACCGGTCGATCCAGCAGCGCCCGACCGACTTCCTCACGGCGCACGACTACCTGTGGCGGTGGGACACGGACTGGTTCTGGTGTTCTGCTGCGTTCGGCGCCCAGCGTCCGGTCGTACGGCGATTGTGGCCGCGCCGCTGGCGCCGCAGCGACGTGTTCCACAAGATCGTCGGCTTCGAGAACCGGCACCACTTCGCCGCCCGGCTGAACCAGCGGCGCGGACGCCCGGACCGCGAACGCGTCATCCAGGACGTGGAGATCCCGGTCGCCCGGCTCGCCGACTTCCTGCGCTGGTTCGACGCGCAGGTCGGGATGCGGCCGGTGTGGCTGTGCCCGCTGCGGCTGCGCGGGTCGGAGTCCTGGCCGCTGTATCCGCTCAAGCCCGGGGAGACGTACGTGAACGTCGGCTTCTGGGGCACCGTACCGATCGCGCCCGGCGCGACCGACGGCGACGTCAACCGGCGCATCGAACAGGCGGTCACCGACTTCGGCGGCCACAAGTCCCTGTACTCCGACGCCTACTACGACCGCGACACCTTCGACCGGCTCTACAACGTGCCGGCTTTGACCGAGGTCAAGAATCGCTACGACCCGAACAACCGACTCACCGGACTCTACGAAAAGGCGGTGACGCGCCGATGA